A stretch of the Haloarcula ordinaria genome encodes the following:
- a CDS encoding peptidase, protein MHGARRGVVVALAVVLLVAAITPFVGVASGSVSQRTQYGTSASAAQVTNGDTIRQTQAYALTPGQPGEVRVTLTYAIPDRVVSLETEVPAGATVVGTDGFDRVNETAFEWDETSTTATIEYRIDPDETLETTGPEADSGQYISVDAGDWALFQRSRTPTRWRYTGSEPMGFERNVTTQGPGAAGDDLVYLGEQETVNRTAHGQTFRLVVPAESSLAAEPSAVLDSMVNASDALRVGDRDESVFAVAAPTGDVEWAVRGLQVGDSDLWVQDRERLDTAENVWVHEYVHSRQRFRATAESRWFTEGSAVYYAAFLTLEQDRINFSAFENRLAEGERSEYDDVVLSDPTTWERNANYYRGPLAAGRIDERIRVASESERTLQDTFRLLNGVEGTVTQDEFLAAVERAGNESVRSTAVRLTEERTDLTMWNQTRHGVVFGQLPARIGYGLPSTEGVAGYEVSGRYRDTVLDGTEPIRLATGETLTVDAVVSNAGGTEGRYNATLAINGTEVSVERGRIEPSEEVLVPLSHRFVTPGRYQVSVDGDNVTVLVERPARARVERIDVSAATADQGDVVVVTASVVNDAEIPGEVLVVFTRDFQSVDEQRVYLPPQNKTQVSTGVLLPESGEVLLSAGEARAVRISVTPAATPTRTETPTERPTTETTEQTTGLSGPGFTVGIAALAVLLAALLARRRR, encoded by the coding sequence ATGCACGGGGCCCGCCGGGGCGTGGTCGTCGCACTAGCGGTCGTCCTCCTCGTCGCCGCAATCACGCCGTTCGTCGGTGTGGCGAGCGGGTCGGTGAGCCAGCGAACGCAGTACGGGACGAGTGCGAGCGCCGCCCAGGTCACCAACGGCGACACCATCCGCCAGACCCAGGCCTACGCGCTGACGCCGGGCCAGCCCGGCGAGGTGCGAGTGACGCTGACCTACGCAATCCCCGACCGGGTGGTCAGCCTCGAGACGGAGGTTCCCGCGGGCGCGACGGTGGTCGGCACCGACGGGTTCGACCGGGTCAACGAGACCGCCTTCGAGTGGGACGAGACCAGCACCACGGCCACCATCGAATACCGGATCGACCCGGACGAGACACTCGAGACGACCGGGCCCGAGGCCGACAGCGGCCAGTACATCAGCGTCGACGCCGGCGACTGGGCCCTGTTTCAGCGCTCGCGGACGCCCACACGATGGCGGTACACCGGCAGCGAGCCGATGGGGTTCGAGCGCAACGTGACGACCCAGGGCCCCGGCGCGGCCGGTGACGACCTGGTCTACCTCGGCGAGCAAGAGACCGTCAACCGGACCGCCCACGGGCAGACCTTCCGCCTGGTCGTGCCCGCCGAATCGTCGCTGGCGGCGGAGCCGTCGGCCGTCCTCGACTCGATGGTCAACGCCTCCGACGCGCTCCGGGTCGGCGACCGGGACGAGTCGGTGTTCGCCGTCGCGGCCCCGACCGGCGACGTCGAGTGGGCCGTGCGCGGTCTCCAGGTCGGCGATTCGGACCTGTGGGTCCAGGACCGGGAGCGACTCGACACGGCCGAGAACGTCTGGGTCCACGAGTACGTCCACTCCAGACAGCGGTTCCGGGCGACCGCCGAGAGCCGCTGGTTCACCGAGGGGAGCGCGGTGTACTACGCCGCCTTCCTGACGCTCGAACAGGACCGGATCAACTTCTCGGCGTTCGAGAACCGGCTCGCAGAAGGCGAGCGAAGCGAGTACGATGACGTCGTCCTGTCCGACCCGACGACCTGGGAGCGCAACGCCAACTACTACCGGGGCCCGCTGGCCGCAGGGCGCATCGACGAGCGAATCCGCGTGGCGAGCGAGAGCGAGCGAACGCTGCAGGACACGTTCCGGCTGCTGAACGGCGTCGAGGGGACGGTGACCCAGGACGAGTTCCTCGCGGCCGTCGAGCGCGCCGGCAACGAGTCGGTCCGGTCGACGGCCGTCAGGCTGACCGAGGAGCGGACTGACCTGACGATGTGGAACCAGACCCGCCACGGCGTCGTCTTCGGGCAGCTCCCGGCCCGAATCGGCTACGGCCTCCCGTCGACAGAAGGGGTGGCAGGGTACGAGGTGAGCGGCCGGTACCGCGATACGGTCCTCGACGGGACGGAGCCCATTCGGCTGGCCACCGGGGAGACGCTCACGGTCGACGCCGTCGTCAGCAACGCCGGCGGGACGGAGGGGCGCTACAACGCGACGCTCGCGATAAACGGCACCGAGGTGTCGGTCGAACGCGGGCGCATCGAACCGAGCGAGGAGGTACTCGTCCCGCTCTCCCACCGCTTTGTCACCCCGGGCCGGTACCAGGTGAGCGTCGACGGTGACAACGTGACCGTCCTCGTCGAGCGCCCGGCGCGGGCCCGCGTCGAGCGCATCGACGTCAGTGCAGCGACGGCCGACCAGGGCGACGTCGTCGTCGTCACCGCCTCCGTCGTCAACGACGCCGAGATACCAGGGGAAGTGCTGGTGGTGTTCACCAGGGACTTCCAGTCGGTCGACGAACAGCGGGTCTACCTCCCGCCACAGAACAAGACGCAGGTCTCGACGGGCGTGCTGCTTCCGGAGTCCGGCGAAGTGTTGCTCTCGGCCGGCGAGGCCAGGGCGGTCCGGATTTCGGTCACGCCCGCCGCGACGCCGACCCGGACGGAAACGCCGACCGAACGCCCGACGACGGAGACGACCGAACAAACGACCGGCCTCAGCGGTCCCGGGTTCACCGTGGGGATAGCAGCGCTGGCCGTCCTCCTCGCCGCGCTCCTGGCACGCCGGCGTCGGTAG
- a CDS encoding low molecular weight phosphatase family protein, with translation MTDTFRVAFVCVQNAGRSQMSTAFAEREVAERGLEDSVEVVTGGTHPADHVHPEVVDIMGELDIDLSDRVPREVTDEELNECDLVATMGCSTLELDADVEVRDWALEDPDGQDADAVREIREEIRGLVAEIFDDIEARLDAPA, from the coding sequence ATGACCGACACATTCCGCGTCGCCTTCGTCTGCGTACAGAACGCCGGCCGCTCACAGATGTCGACCGCCTTCGCCGAGCGGGAGGTGGCCGAGCGCGGCCTCGAAGACAGCGTCGAGGTCGTCACCGGCGGTACCCACCCCGCAGACCACGTCCACCCGGAGGTCGTCGACATCATGGGGGAACTCGACATCGACCTCTCCGACCGCGTCCCGCGCGAGGTGACCGACGAGGAGCTCAACGAGTGTGACCTCGTCGCCACGATGGGCTGTTCGACCCTGGAACTCGACGCCGACGTCGAGGTCCGTGACTGGGCACTTGAGGACCCGGACGGACAGGACGCAGACGCGGTGCGCGAGATTCGCGAGGAGATTCGAGGGCTCGTCGCCGAGATATTCGACGACATCGAGGCGCGGCTCGACGCACCTGCGTAA